The DNA segment TGTCGGCGCTGTCGCGGTCCTTCGGGTAGAAGCCGTCGAAGCTGACCGCCACCCAGTCGTCCTGCGGCGGTGTCGCCCAGTCGATGCGGTGGGTGGCGAAATAGTCGGCGGTCTGGTCGGTGCGCGGGTTCCAGTAGGGGACGGAGAGCAGGTAGCGGCCCTCGTCCGCGCCGGGGATGGCCATCGTGTGCGGGTCGCGGGGGACGTCGAACATCCAGTCGAGGATCGCGGTCTCCGGGTCGGGAACGTCCAGGCCGGCACTGCCCTCGTCGGTGGTGACGTCGGCGAGGCGGTCGAGCGGTCCGCGCGGGTCGAACTGCCGGCCGTCCAGGGTCATGCCGGTCTGCCAGGGTGCGCCGCCCCGGGTGGGCGGCGGGGAGACGGCCTGGATCCGGCGGAACAGGGCCGGCGGCGGGTCGTCGGCGGCGACCTCGGCGGGGGCATAGGGGTAGTCCACCGGCGCGGCGAACGAGAATCGCAGCGAATGGACGCAGGCGCCGTGCAGTTCGAAGACGGCGTCACTGACGGGCTGACTCATTTCTCTCTCCTATTCTCGGTGGTCACCGGCCAGGTGGCGCAGGGCCGGGCGGGACGGTGCGAAGGCGTAGATCGAACCGGTCGTGGTGACGAATCCGCCGAATGCCAGCGCGGGCACGCCCCGGACGGCGTCGCCGTGGCGGCGTCGCGCCGACTCCGGGCTGTGGCCGATCACCGGGTCCATGCCGTCGAAGCCCGGATCGGTGCGGCGATCGAATTTCGCCACGGTGCTCGACGGGAATCCCGGATCGTTGGCCCAGCACCGCTGCAGGAACTCGAACTGGTCCTCGATGCTGGCCATGTAGGCGTTGAACAGCATGCCCCGGTCGTCGCCGTCGGGCGCGTCCGGGTCGGGGCTCCGGCCGTACGGAATGCCTCGCCGTAAGATCCGGCGACTGCGATCCCGGAAGATCTCGTTGCGGCGGGGATTCATCTTGCGGATGTGGGCGTAGAGCGGGGTGCGTGCGCCGTCCTCGTCGCCGCGGAAGGTGAAGTCGTCGCCGTCGCCTCCGGCCAGCGGGGTCCCGTCGAGCCGGCGGCCGATCGCGCGGGCGGCGACCTCCTCGGGCGGGGTGGCGTCGTCGCTGAGCTCCGCCATCTTGTCCCACCAGCCCTGGACGTCCTGGCGGAGGCGGCGGAACACGTGGAACGAGCCACCGTGCATCCACGCCGCCGGGGTGGGCCGCGGCGGCAGGTTCAGCGGGCGGCGCTCGCCGGTCAGGCCGAGTACGAACTCGCCGGTCGCGATGTCCACCGGGTTCGCGATGCCCTCGACGAAACCGAAGTGCTCGATCGGCTTGCCGTCCGCGTTCCGGATCACCGCGCCGTACTGCGTGAAGGCCACCCGCAGGCCCGCCTCGGCGACCGCGCGTTCCTCCTGCGCCACCCGGTCGCGGAGCTCCTCGAGGTCGTCGGCCGCCACGGTGAGCAGCGCGTCCACCGGTGGTCGCCGGGGGCCACCGACCACCCACGACATCGGATCGCCCGGGCCGACGTCGCCGAGCAGGGCGGCTGTGCTGGTGATCCGGCCGTCGTCGTCGAACCGGTTGCCGAGCGGTCCCTTCCAGAACGCCTCGAAGATCACCAGGTGGTCGGCGGTTCCGGGCCGCAGCGTGACCAGCCCGGTAGCGGTGAGGCTGACGCTCAGCAGGCCGGGCTCCTTGTCGATCCGATCGGCCACCCCGGACAGCCAGGTCCGGGCCCCGGCCCGCCTGCTGCCGAACGTGAGGACGAGGAATGCCTGGTGGGAGCCCTCGAAAGGCCGTAGGACGTTGCCCTGAACATCGGCATCCAGATCGACAGCCATGATGCAGCTTAAACCCTTAAGATCGTCATGCGTGACTTTCTTTCGTACGAGGCTCCTGCTGGCCGGAGAGCTGATCACCGCCTTCGGCGTCGGCCTCACCCAGCCGTACGCCGTCGTTCTCCTGCACGACGTCCGCGGCCTGTCCCTGGCGTTCGCCACCGGGATCTGGGCGCTCGGACCGGTCACCACCCTGGCCGGCAACGCCCTGGCCGGGCCGCTGATCGACCGGCGCGGCGGCCGGTTCGTCATGACCTGCGGGCTGGCGCTCGTCGCCGCCGGCGCGCTGGTCCTGGCGTACGGGCCGGGTCTCGTCTCCGCGGTGGCCGGCGTGATGCTCGGCGGCCTGGGCTGGTCGTTCTCGATGCCGGCCCTCGGAACCCGGCTGGCGATCCTGGTGCCGGAGGAGCAGCGGTCGCGGGTGTTCACCCTCCAGTACGTGATCTTCAACGTCGGGATGGCGCTCGGCGCGGCGCTCGGCGGTGTCGCGTTCTCCCAGGCCCGCCCGGAGACCGCGACCGGCCGGACGCTGCTGCCGCTGCTCTGGGCGGTCGCGGCGGCCACCTGCGGTGTGACGATCGTGCTGTCGATGCTGGCCGGCCGGCAGATGGCGCCGGTGGCGGAGGACCGCGAGCACGGCGGCTACCGGCGGGCCCTGAGCGACCGCGGGCTGCTGCGCATCCTCGGCGCCGCGGCGCTGCTCGCGACGATCGGGTACGGCGTCTACAACGCCGCCCCCGCGGTGATGGCGCTCGCCGCGGACGACCCGGCGGCGCTCGGCTGGGCCGGCGTCGCGAACTCCGTCGCCGTCGTCGCGTTCTCCCCGGTCGCGCTGCGGCTGTCCGCGCGGATCCCGGCCCGGACGGCGCTGCTCGGCACCGCGGCGCTGTGGGCGCTGGGCTGGGCGGTCTGCATCCCGACCGTGCTCGGTGCCGGGCTGAGCACCCGGGCGGCGCTCACCGTCGCGTCCGTCCTGATCGGGTTCGGGGAGCTGCTGCTGGCCGGGGCGCTGCCCACGCTGATCAACGGGATGGCCCCGGACGAGCTGCGGGGACGCTACAACGCGCTGTCCAACCTGGCGCTCACCGCCGGTACCGCCGCCGGCCCCCTGCTGACCTCGGCCGCGGTGGCCCGGGGCGGCGCCACCGACATCCTGCTGTACGTCAGCGTGGCCTGCGCGGTGCTGGCGAGCCTGCTGCTGACCAGGACCGGCAGCCGGCGGCCGAAGAGTGACAGGATGCAGGCGTGCGCGCCATGATGATCGACTCCGCCCGAGCCCGGCCGCGGATCCAGGAGGTTCCCGAGCCGGCGGCCCCGCCCGGTGGCGTCGTCGTGGAGGTGAGGGCGACCGGGCTGTGCCGCAGCGACTGGCACGGCTGGGCCGGCCACGACGACGACATCACGTTCCCGCACGTGCCCGGTCACGAGCTGGCCGGTGTCGTCGCCGAGGTGGGCACGGGCGTCGAGCGCTGGCAGATCGGCGATCGGGTGACGGTGCCGTTCGTGTGCGGCTGCGGCGCCTGTGAATGGTGCCGGACCGGCCAGGCCCAGGTCTGCCCCGATCAGCAGCAGCCCGGTTTCACCCATTGGGGATCATTCGCCCGGTACGTCGCCCTGCACGCCGCGGACACGAACCTCATCGCGATCCCTCCCCGGGTCGGGTTCGCGGCTGCCGCCGCGCTCGGCTGCCGCTTCGCCACCGCGTACCGGGCCCTGGCCGGCCGTGCCCACCTGGCCGCCGGCGAGTGGGTGACAGTGGTGGGCGCCGGTGGCGTCGGCCTGAGCGCCGTCATGATCGCCCGGGCCCTGGGCGCCCGGGTGATCGCTGTGGACCGCAACCCGGAGGCGCTCGCGGTGGCCGCAGCCCTCGGCGCCGAGCACACGCTGCCGACCACCTCGGCGGACATCCCGGGCACGGTCGCCGCGCTGACCGGCGGTGGCAGCCACGTGGCCGTCGACGCCGTCGGCAGCGAGCAGACCTGCGCCGACGCCATCCTCAGCCTGCGCCGCCGGGGCCGCCACGTGCAGATCGGCCTCCTGCCGCCGGTGGACGGCCACCCCCGCGTACCGATGGCCAGGGTGATCGGCTGGGAGATCGACGTCCTGGGCAGCCACGGCATGGCGGCGGCCGACTACCCGGAGATGATGAAGCTCATCGACGACGGACTACTACAACCACAAGATCTGATTTCTCGTACGGTCGGACTGGCCGAGGCAGCGACCCTCCTGCCGGAATTCGACAGCGCCACGACGGCCGGCATGACGATGATCGATCCCTCCGAGGGGGAATGACCTCCGTGGCACGCGTCCTCATCACCGGCTCGGCGGACGGGCTCGGCCGGGCCGCGGCCGTGGCCGGCGACCCGGCCGACATCGATCAGACCCGCTCGGTGGCGTCGCAGGTGGGCGAGTCGGGCCCGATCGACGCGGTGATCCACAACGCCGGCGTCTACAGCGGCCCGGCG comes from the Actinoplanes sp. OR16 genome and includes:
- a CDS encoding Dyp-type peroxidase; protein product: MAVDLDADVQGNVLRPFEGSHQAFLVLTFGSRRAGARTWLSGVADRIDKEPGLLSVSLTATGLVTLRPGTADHLVIFEAFWKGPLGNRFDDDGRITSTAALLGDVGPGDPMSWVVGGPRRPPVDALLTVAADDLEELRDRVAQEERAVAEAGLRVAFTQYGAVIRNADGKPIEHFGFVEGIANPVDIATGEFVLGLTGERRPLNLPPRPTPAAWMHGGSFHVFRRLRQDVQGWWDKMAELSDDATPPEEVAARAIGRRLDGTPLAGGDGDDFTFRGDEDGARTPLYAHIRKMNPRRNEIFRDRSRRILRRGIPYGRSPDPDAPDGDDRGMLFNAYMASIEDQFEFLQRCWANDPGFPSSTVAKFDRRTDPGFDGMDPVIGHSPESARRRHGDAVRGVPALAFGGFVTTTGSIYAFAPSRPALRHLAGDHRE
- a CDS encoding alcohol dehydrogenase catalytic domain-containing protein; this encodes MMIDSARARPRIQEVPEPAAPPGGVVVEVRATGLCRSDWHGWAGHDDDITFPHVPGHELAGVVAEVGTGVERWQIGDRVTVPFVCGCGACEWCRTGQAQVCPDQQQPGFTHWGSFARYVALHAADTNLIAIPPRVGFAAAAALGCRFATAYRALAGRAHLAAGEWVTVVGAGGVGLSAVMIARALGARVIAVDRNPEALAVAAALGAEHTLPTTSADIPGTVAALTGGGSHVAVDAVGSEQTCADAILSLRRRGRHVQIGLLPPVDGHPRVPMARVIGWEIDVLGSHGMAAADYPEMMKLIDDGLLQPQDLISRTVGLAEAATLLPEFDSATTAGMTMIDPSEGE
- a CDS encoding MFS transporter, whose product is MTFFRTRLLLAGELITAFGVGLTQPYAVVLLHDVRGLSLAFATGIWALGPVTTLAGNALAGPLIDRRGGRFVMTCGLALVAAGALVLAYGPGLVSAVAGVMLGGLGWSFSMPALGTRLAILVPEEQRSRVFTLQYVIFNVGMALGAALGGVAFSQARPETATGRTLLPLLWAVAAATCGVTIVLSMLAGRQMAPVAEDREHGGYRRALSDRGLLRILGAAALLATIGYGVYNAAPAVMALAADDPAALGWAGVANSVAVVAFSPVALRLSARIPARTALLGTAALWALGWAVCIPTVLGAGLSTRAALTVASVLIGFGELLLAGALPTLINGMAPDELRGRYNALSNLALTAGTAAGPLLTSAAVARGGATDILLYVSVACAVLASLLLTRTGSRRPKSDRMQACAP